Part of the Mixophyes fleayi isolate aMixFle1 chromosome 12, aMixFle1.hap1, whole genome shotgun sequence genome is shown below.
CTTAAATAAAAAAACCTGTATCAAAAATAAATTCTCCCCCACTCTTGTTTACTTTATTGCTCCCTTAAATCCTGTGGGATATATGTAACTGGGCGTACACACCTATAGAATATATTCAGGAATATCTTTCTTTTACTATTTTAATGGTTATTGGTCTGTTCTGGATCAGCCATCCCTCTCCTTTTAATACTTCCCTGTCTATAGATAAGTGACCATTATATACAATACTGAACATTTTGTATCGTTAATTATAATCATcaaaagacaaagggctagatttactatcaggcgtgatgcatggcggcttcaaaccgccatgcatcgcggcggttttccggcgtgtttgcattgcacacagccggatttactaatgggcgcatttcagcttcaatttgaagccgccgtcgatgtaacggcgggatgtaatgctcaaagccgccggcggctttgaatagaacatggcgcttttgctttaaatgacggcgcttttgtgtaaaggcgttttttttgaaaattacacctgtctcctggcctgttactattggctattttcaaactcaggagatttgacatcacaagccctatataaaccactggcctgacacttttttctctgatagggtttagaggagttttgtgagaggagtttggaggatagtggtttgctgagagttggtgagagttggagtttggtggattggtggagcgatatctgattgaagtgtgagtagtcctgtggttttttcctgttttgtacatttattttctcatttattttctgtcttgtattttttgtatttgacttgtcctttgtctgtgttacttgtgtgtgactgtgtggagagtgtgtctgtaggtagtgtagtttattctttgtgtttgtaagtccttcagtgttttgtgtttttctgtcttctgggtaaaaatgtccagagataggaggggagaacaggctgaggagagggagatggaggttgaggggtcagaggagggagagggagaggttgaggagacaggtcagggcaggaagaccaagacagggaggaatgtgcgcttctcacatgatgagaattgtgtgttggtgcacaacatcattccctgctacgaggtcatcctagggaacctggcagcccggactcctctaaggcggcgtcaccaactgtgggggagagtctgtgaggccgtgaacgcggtgggcccactgaagcggacagtggcacactgccgcaagcgcttctctgatattaagaggaggcttaaagagaagatggcccaggaaaggaggtcgacaaggcgcacgggtggtggccccccacttcgtatggagtacaccacgtacgaggaggagctgcgccagataatgccggctgaaattgtagagggcataaatgtgcaggacaccgattcgccctcttttggccaagtagttggtgagttatttggtttttttaccctaacagtattttaaatgtttttttctttttaaaactgcttttttctttttaaaactgcttttttctttttaaaactgcttttttctttttaaaactgcttttctctttttaaaactgcttttttctttttaaaactgcttttctctttttaaaacctcTTATCTctgtgcaaacgttttttcttatttgttatttttttttttattgtttttcaaagtgtatttttgactctaatagtttgtaaaggtttaaaaacagtatatttggaaattgttttttatggaaatacattgtatgctttttctaatacatccagattcgccaggaccgcagttcagtcccagtgccagacctacacctccaccttcagcgagagattcgggcacagacgagcaagcaggtgtgtgatttctgtttaggagagaaataatggagttaattgtttttctgtgcaaatgttgctgtcaatttaatttttttttttttttattgtttgcaatgagaagtttgggctacattttactaaactgatatgttgcctatagtaacccatcagaatatacctttactttatttattgcattcaacaaaatgacagctaaaatctgattggttgctataggcaacatctccactttttatagcatgtagtttagtcaaaataacccagcatgtactacacagtccaaatgataatgggtattaaaaggataataagtgcatccgtaagcaggtagcataggactagaaatcaggaatgcaaacattttgaaataatctgtagttgctaaagaatattctttcctatccagtgttcagaatgcaatatacaaacttattatctactatatacttaccgtcatttttcatacacagggccctcttcataccagccacctcaggcggagtcattggaaatgtcccctgagccagaggatcaaacgaccatcaccctggtaacagtggatgcccctgtgtctggcctccaggaagtttcgcctggccctgctgaaccatcacaccaccaacctgcacctgaaagtatggacccagccagagaaatggcgctgtctattggcgcattccagcagcaacagacattgttcatggacaggcaaactgggcacatgtcacaaattgcggcccagttgaggagaatacaccgctccacgagccaaatccctgctgcaataaaccggctggcaagcgctttggagcagtcaaatgtgcagctggcccaaatgtctgggtctgtggacgccatgcattcctccattcgcgaggggaatgccaatgttatccggctggcaggccaactccagcaggaactgattgcccgcttgccggcccctttttcatcggcctccaccagtgccgctagtactcctaccacatctctacagagtactcctccaaggagaggtgctcgcaccaggggtgggcgagggaggggagagagtgccaccaagcatagcgatatgcctgcaaaaaggcatcgctagcacaatgtttgttatttattaatgttttgtcaagtttctataactattatacgtttttatttattgtgttctgcaataaatgcagttaaatttctattgtgtcagtctttcttttctgcacattaaacaagagtatactgattttttaacaactatgcactaatttcacgtaaacattgacctctgactgtcacattccagggatgttcatatttaccacatgaggagtacacactatcctgtttttaaaggttccaatgtacaaaaatttaacaataaaatactataattgcactcacataaaacacatttttgaggaaaaaatgtttttcatactatgtacttacacgtaaagtagtttgcaattagacggtctctaatctcccttccgccctctgtgctctgcacatcaccatgtgacacggaccccttcttcttcactgtctactgcaataatcggtggggtaagttgatgtattgctagattatgtatcaaacagccagccaggataatttcagaccccttttcaggtgcatacatagccacacaacccaattattctagtaacctcaacctagtttaccaaagtacaaaggtacgctataacacacctctactaaatcagtaaataaattgcatggtgggaagacacaagagaaaaagaaaccaaaacaacactgcaattacaagacactggccttttaacatatacaatcccaaagtaaaaaactttgtacatgaaatggcccttttccttctgttctgattgcccaaatatctgaaacagcacactgtttgagcaatctcgccgctcacaagcagcgctttcattttggtctattgaatggcgattttccggcggctttataaaccccctaatagtaaatccggctgtttgtatgttgaacattgttgaaaccgtcatggcgatgtatacagaggcgggtttggaaacatcatttttggccgtttggacggcgggtttagccttagtaaatccggcgatggctaaaccgccgccaaatccgccgaaagtcggcgggtttacaaacacgcctgatagtaaatctagcccaaagactttGACATGCTTCAAAGGTTTAGCTCCAAATGATCAGAATAATTTGAATGTATCAAACATAGGATAGCCAAagcttgaatatatttaaaagccTTGATCATTTCATTGTATTCAGTTATGTTTTCATTCtagcaataaaatgtaatttcattttgAATATTCAATGGATTTTAATCATGTGACTGATCACAATACAATTTCAGTAATAAAAGATATCAAAGTAATTAAACACATAAtgaaaacattaattaaataaaatatgggcaataatgaaatataataaataaatagatgcaaATTAAAGGGAAACCTTATAAAAGTTTTTCAGATATGAAGGGTTTAGCCCCATAAGcttataaaatataataccaCCTTTATTTTATGCTAAATGTTAGAATACAATGCATATAACCATTTTATTGAGCATGCAAGCCTGGCTATATTCTAAGGATAGAAGTATTACTAGGTAAAAGACATAAAAAGGCAATAGGACACAAATAAGACAGAAGAAAGGTtggtaataatgagatatgtTTTAGATATATAAAGACATGTGACACACACAATGGCGATCATACTTAAAAAGGGATAGGCCCCTCACCTCGCTtattaaaaaagaagaaattgcATCAAATGTTTGTGTACTAGGCAGGTGCAGTATTGTTATGGGGATTAAGTTAAAGGAGAGGCTGGTGCAAGAAATTtcttaaaatgcttaatggttgatAATATAACCACAGACCTTTCCTGGTCTTAACCTTAACCTTTATGTgctataataaaagacaccatACCAACttatatgcaaataaaaacttctttatttaaataaccgcTTACTATtctgggagaacactgtactcagcctTGTCTATGCATAAGCGCACCCTAGTATCTGAATGTTAATTTGACAACCATCCCCAGGCAATACGGAACCCGCCCCCTTCTGGGCTAACCATAATGCACTGCAAGCCAGCCCAGAGaagctgtacttgcaccgaacctaagccgacTCTTGGAATGGAATAGGTTTCAACACACCCGTACAATACCACGACCTGTGCTTCAGGCTGGCCAAACCAAGCTACGGGGTTGAACCAGCATGCCCATACCATACCGCGGCCCGAGCTCCAGGTTGGCCAAACCTACCTTTGGGGCTCAATCAGCACACCAGTACCATACCATCATACCACTGGGGTTGAACCAGCACCCTGTGCTATACCACAAGCATGTGAACTAAGTGGCTCCAGATTCTTCCATGTCTGCTCTGGCACTCGCATTTTAGATAGCCAGGCCCTCGCATCAATTGTTTACTTTAGTTAGTAAGTGTTTAGTAATCACCCCTCTCACTACAGGGTACTTAATCCATAGAGAAGGATACCTTCACCAAGAAAGCGAACACCGGTAAAGGAATCGGGACTGGGAGGGAGGATTGCTTTCACTGGAACCAAGAGAGCTCCCTAATTCCTCCCCGCTCATTTAAACCATTCCTTTGCTCCTGCGCCCTATGACACTTATCCAGAGAACACCACACCTTCCTGCTTTGTTTTCCCGTAGTGATCCAAATAGTAATGcccacaaacctcagctttttttttcctttgggcCTAATCATCCCTCATTtctattaaaatgcttaacggttgataaCATAAACATAGACCTTTTCTGGTTTTATCCCTAACCTTTATGTgctataataaaagacaccacactgAGTTGTTGGCAAGTAAAAACTTCTTTAATTAAATAACAGCTTACTATTATGGTGGCGGAAGAACATTGTACTCCGCCTTGTCTATACATAAGGGAACCCTAGTATCTGCATGTTAATGTGACAACAGTCCCCAGCAAAGCCGGAACCCGCCCCCTTCTGGGCTAATTGTAATGCACCGCAAGCCAgcccagatgagctgtacttgcaccgaacctaagctgACTCTTCGAATGGAATGGGTTCCAAACACCTGACTATCATGAATGTGCGCTTCACCCACCTTGTTTATCCTGTACAGTGCTCTCCAGCCACGTCAGGTTCACTCCCAAACCTAGGGCCACCAGCATACTATCACTTAACCATGTTGCCTAAAGCCGTGCATATCTTTGCTATGAAAACACCTAACACTTCTTCCGTCAGTTGCACTCCATCCGGCCTATAGAGGCCTGGGTTTTGATACCTAATTCTCGGGTTCTCAATTCTCATGCAACCTAGTGAACATAAATAATTGCCCATGACTGCATTCACCTTCGAGGGACTATGTTGGACCAACACAGAAACAGATCAGGCCAGACAACAGGTCGGACAATATTTCTAGGCACAACTCTATAGATTTGCCTTAACCGAAAAAAACACAGTCGAAGGAAAAAAAGGTCAAAATCTCATTGTGCCAATAAACAATCAGGTCCACTTTAGAAGGAAAATATGGAAAAATCCCTTCTCGCACCTGCACCCAAGAGCAGCAAGCAACAAAGTCCTGTGTCCACCCAGTAATAGAGGGAGAAAAAGTTCAAGAGAGGAGAGAGGGTCCTAAGTATCACTGATATGCACCGGACTTCCATCTGCCTAACTGCTGATTATATGGCCTGACTCCCCATCCACAGCCGCAGATGTGAACGCACCTATTCTAAATGAATGTGTGCCTAATTCCGTGCTATTCAAGTCCAAAGGATCCAGCATGCGCTTAAAGACCGCCATGAATGGAAACCGAGTGAGGGGGGTCTCATCACTATGCACCAGCCACAGCAATACATCCTGTGGCCAAAGTCCAGAAAAACTAGTGACCAGCTGTAACGGGAATACCGAATACCTGCACCGGGGCAACGGTGTAACCCATCGCCCCCTATACAACTGATCTGTCTTGGACCATCTTACTTTGCAAAATATTGATTTAGTGAACAATACAACGTCCTTTGCTAACATGCCAGAGAGCGAAGCAGACCGCCCGGAGGCTACCAACTGTCTTAACTGAAATGCCTCAAAGAACAGCATGACAAAGGCCGAGCTAAATTGGAATAACATGCACACCCGAGAGAGCCCATAGAGCCTAAGTCTTTCAGAATACCCTGACTAATGTGTCTCCTGCCATCTGGAAGGATGTGAGCTTTCGCGCCCAGCCATACAGCGCTCTAGAAATAAAGAATCCCCTAGTAACATCAACTAAACTGTACAATTGCAAGAAGAAGGATATACCCACCAGTGCAGTGTACATTGTTAACTTTGACTTACTGGCGTTATAGCCAGCCCAAGCTAAGCCTTGCATCCGGTCGTACACTTCTCTGACACCACCAGCCACCGCATCCCAGAAAGCAAGCCACTCCTGCCACGCTGACTGATATTTACGCAGAGTAGAAGGTTTTATAAAGAGGATTCCGCCAGGCTCCTTATTCTGGCTTCACTAACTGCCAGATATAAGCAGGACAGGGAGAACCAGTAAGAGCCGCCTCGGGGCAACCGTCCGAAACTTGTCCCAATATCATCTAGATAGTGCATCTACCAGAATGATCTCGATCCCAGGCATAAGTAAGGCACAAAAACATATGTAATAGGACAGGCAGCGCAAAATGAGCCATCGGAGCAAGCTGATGACTGGGCAGAGGAAGCGCTCTGCCTATTTACCGCATGGTCCACTCCCAGTTTGTCATACCAGAAAACAACCTAATAACCCACAGTTCCACCATGACTTTGATAGGAAACAACTTCAGCAGGACCAGATTAGTGGTCCAGTCGGAACAAACCCAATCATCAGGCCAGTGCGACATGCACCATTCACCAGCAAAGTAGACCCCAAATTCTAATGATCCCGCTGCATCCATGAACAGCTGCAGCTCCCGACTGGAAATCGGGGGGTTAAAGCCAGACACAAACACCATTTAAATCCTGGAGGATGGGGGCCGCCGCTTGACCGCCGGAAAGAGATGGACCTGCCCTTCTTCCGTAAACTTGAGCCAGGTCTCTATGTCTTTAAACATCAGATTCAGGTGACCATCATACTTGGACCTAAACTCCTCATCGTAGTCCAGGACGAGACGGCACATACATCTCATGAATCATTTGGAGGTATTTAAGTACCTTTATGTATTCCCCGGGGCGAGACTCCAGGTAGTAGGCCAGTTACAGTACATTTTTAAGCTGGCCTCACCGTATCCCCCTTCGCCATAGCTGCCACCCTTCTCTGTAATggtaaatatatctacatactgCGCTTTGAGAATCCTGTACCTGACTGAAGCGCGAACCCCATTATATATGGATGTGTTCTCGGAGCCCAGCATCTCAGACCATGTGAGGCGGCTAGACCTACTAGACATGAGGGACAGCCTGCTCGCCCGCAAACCCTGCTGCTGTATAATTTATTTAGGCATCGCCTTTGCTAGCTTGGGAGAGAAGGCGCCAGAACTATCAGAATCCTCAGTAGAGCTTCTACTgtctgaaaaaaaatacaaatcatcatgacaataatcatcatcactcTCACTCCTCCTCCTAAATCCGCCTGAGGAGCCTAATAGGGAAGCTGGGCCTTCCGAAGCCAGCTCGATCCGATAACTGCAGCTGCGAGTATAGTCGTCATCTGCTTTCATGGCCTGTACTGCTGAGTAATCTGCTGAGAGAGAAATATTATTAACATAATCATCAAAAAAGCATTGCGACCTCTGTGACCCTGTGGGACCAGAAGGTGCCCTACCAACACGCTGGCTATACTCTACTGATGCTCCGCGAGAGCTGCCAGTGTTGGCACCATGGGATGACCGGGCACCGGATGCCCCTCTATGCGAACCACCCGCTAATTCCTTCACCCGCGCCACCACCACAGGCTCCCCTGCCTTCATCAACCTGGACACGGCTCTGGGCCTGGGAAGCCTACTGGGGCGCAGTATTAACCAGGAGGACAGGGAAGATTGCACTGCTGTCTGCCTGCGCTGGGGGAAAAAACTCCCCATAAATTCTAAAATGAAAGGATTGCCGGGGAAGGGAGCCCATAtattgattcaatttataatactGGAGCATGGTGCCTCCTGAGGGCTCACTGGAGGTATAATTGCCAGGAAGGTGGCCATGGTGCCTGGGGTGTCCAGAACGCCAAGATTTCAGTTGGTGCATGGAAACCCTATTTTGAAGATCTGTGCCTGTGCCCTGGTGGTGCCGCAGAAGGGGGTACCCCGCCCCCCGAGAACAGACCTCCTCTGCTGCCTGGGGGACTCATGCATAATATTGGCGGCAGTGGGTGACCTAATGGCCCCCTAGAGGctacgggggggggggatatCCGCTTCCCTGCTCCCCTACTATAGCCTCGCTTGCTGCTTGCGCAGAGGAACCCTAGCCGTGGCCGCGTCTCGGGCGCTTCTACCGAAAGTGACCATGGCTAAAGGGTCACTATAGCAACTGCATTTCACGGCACGCGTGGATTGGGGGTGGGGGACGAGGGCGCAAAGTTCTCTTAAGCGAAGTTTGCATTACGTGTGGCAGGCGGAAGGGTTTCTCTTCTCCGCCGCGCGACTAACTGGCCTGCTCACATTGGTGCTGATTCTCCTTGCAGGAGTGCCCCCCCCTCAGCGCCAAATGGCTTGGGGAGGGTGAGTTGGCCTGCGCATTGGGCGATTAAGGTGGTCGccatgaggaaaaagtaaaaTGCAAAAGAAAGGATGATAAAGACAAATGGGAAGTGGGGTTGAATGGGAGGAATGAGGAAATGAGAAGGTGAAAAAGGGGGAAAGCATATgaaaaaagaaagggaaaagACAAAGAAAGATAGAAAAGGAGACAACACACAGGGAGATAGAACTAGGGGATGAAGACAACCACTATTAAGAAATTAAAGAATAAAGAGGGCAGGGGAGAAAACTGTATCAGGAGGAATGAACAGAAAATAAGCAGACAATTGCAGGGATACTTATCTGGATTCTTTCCCTGTAACCAAGAGAGCTCCCTAACTCCTCCCCGTTCTTTTAAACCATTCCAATTGCTCCTGTCCCCTATGACACTTGTCCAAACAACACCACACATTCCTGCTTTGTTAAGTCTTAGTGATAAAAATAGTTATGCACACAAATCTTAGCTTTTATTTTCCTTCGGGCCTAATCAACCCTCAGTTCTATATCTCTGCCAATGAAATAGTTTTGCAGCTATAAATTATTAGGAATGCCTCAACTCCTATAGTAAAGAGAATACCACAATAGCATTATACTAGAAATGCTCATTGTGAAGGTACCGGGTTTAtgtggcccaatgctacccacttcacactggctggccacacacgggtgccttcctatgccagggaagtctacccagtaccttctaggattcgtatggtcactcaggcaaatgaagTTATAcaaatacaacagtacatttattgtcatacaaacaaaactagaatattatgtacacacagtaaataaatggcaggcagatctaccacatcatctctccctgtcaggcgccatctccacactgacacttggggcaggagatggacgcctgcaccttccaagcaactacgtcctgttgcctagcagcaggacgctatctctgctcacctgtctgcagccagcatgtgttaccaccaaaatctccctaaccctatcaggaggcaccttagggtatataaagcagcctctgacacatgtctagtgccagagtatttggtcttcagccttgctccagcatttgttcctgtgttgctgttacttggattctgaccgggcttgttcctgacttctccttcggttcctgattctggcttagactgatatttggtattgacccggcttcctgaccattctcctgcttctgattcggctatatccgttcctctggttgtgacccagcttgttgactactcttccatcctgcatcctggtgggctgtcaccgctgcctcaattgttacctcgccagctgactgatactgagggccgcgacctgtgcatctcttgcagcaaagtccatacctccttgcgggggttcctggtgaaaaccaggggcgtgttagactccgcgcctcagtactcagtagctccaactgctggcaggtatcatcaattccacagagtaattctgacactCCCTtgccccactagtttaaggatttatagtcacctggctgtccagacttcacgacccatggatctctctctcatctgcatatatagactctagttagagaacgacaactcaaaactagatcttgcaccttcatgaatgaaatcccagaatgaataccTTTCCCCCTGGAGTcattccacagtctttcccctccttgggcaaacccctgggtctattcttcttaactattggtcagtgcaggactagggggtttggacagggcagtgaagatgagctgccCTTTCACAGAatccccctgctgggatgcagacagaatgtctggactagccctaaggagaacaattgatgctaattggcttcccctacttccaaggataaggtagcagtgagcccctcctaaaattaaccccttacactactttgtgatgtcacagggtccccagctgttccatgcttcctgtagaagaaggaggggggagaatgactgCAGCTCCCACCCTCTCACgtgtattgtggacaccacctgatctttacccataactcTCCTGGCTttagtttaaggacaatgaataacattactgcaagtcatcaatatataatacacaatatccATATtaacattgaactacaatgtccccttaaccacatgtaattggacaatgcagttgtagtctggggagctggggaacaaaagcaagggctataaaaagtatttattataATCCACAtaatgtgagaaacgagaaacaaaaTGATTAGTGTATCACACTCTTTTCTTCACACTCATTATCATCACAAATTGGACAGGTACATTAAGCCTTCTTCATTATTGTATAATAATGTAGCACTGATTTTTTTACTTACAGAGCTCCTGTTCCATGAGATAGAGCAATATtatgattaatat
Proteins encoded:
- the LOC142108933 gene encoding uncharacterized protein LOC142108933, whose product is MSRDRRGEQAEEREMEVEGSEEGEGEVEETGQGRKTKTGRNVRFSHDENCVLVHNIIPCYEVILGNLAARTPLRRRHQLWGRVCEAVNAVGPLKRTVAHCRKRFSDIKRRLKEKMAQERRSTRRTGGGPPLRMEYTTYEEELRQIMPAEIVEGINVQDTDSPSFGQVVDSPGPQFSPSARPTPPPSARDSGTDEQAGPSSYQPPQAESLEMSPEPEDQTTITLVTVDAPVSGLQEVSPGPAEPSHHQPAPESMDPAREMALSIGAFQQQQTLFMDRQTGHMSQIAAQLRRIHRSTSQIPAAINRLLQLPTGNRGVKARHKHHLNPGGWGPPLDRRKEMDLPFFRKLEPGLYVFKHQIQVTIILGPKLLIVVQDETAHTSHESFGVLKGPTPKVTVVDGLEREVSGARVYLDWGDGKELRDVAVMDDLRTDVILGNDGIVTTFLNSVVWQLGSR